One segment of Castanea sativa cultivar Marrone di Chiusa Pesio chromosome 3, ASM4071231v1 DNA contains the following:
- the LOC142629371 gene encoding cell number regulator 2-like: MASDRTWSTGLFDCCSDWHSCCLTCWCPCVAFGRTSEILDKGSSSCCVNGTLYTLLGIFTATSFVGPFYSCCYRTKLREQYLSGENHCEDFCTHCFCHFCALCQEYRELQNRGFDVSAGWRGNPHMYSKAVSMAPVVEGEMKR; encoded by the exons ATGGCGAGTGATCGAACCTGGTCAACCGGCCTCTTTGACTGTTGCTCTGACTGGCATAGCT GTTGTTTGACATGCTGGTGTCCATGCGTTGCTTTTGGCCGGACCTCGGAGATTCTAGATAAAGGATCATCCT CTTGTTGCGTAAATGGGACGCTTTATACACTGCTCGGTATTTTCACTGCTACTTCTTTTGTTGGACCCTTCTATTCATGCTGTTATCGTACAAAACTGAGAGAGCAATACTTGTCGGGGGAGAATCATTGTGAGGACTTTTGCACTCATTGTTTCTGCCATTTTTGTGCCTTATGCCAAGAGTATCGTGAGCTCCAAAATCGCGGTTTCGACGTGTCTGCTG GATGGAGAGGGAATCCACACATGTACAGTAAAGCAGTGTCGATGGCCCCAGTTGTGGAAGGAGAGATGAAGCGTTAG